A window of the Lolium perenne isolate Kyuss_39 chromosome 7, Kyuss_2.0, whole genome shotgun sequence genome harbors these coding sequences:
- the LOC127301647 gene encoding disease resistance protein RPM1 — MAEVVILSVVIKIGVALGKEAVKQASLQFQQFNTQLTELQGRMGRIRMELRLMHGFLCGVDIRNRRNQTYEIWVQELRMLAHEIEDIMDEYLYFVGHKHGTGWGTYLKKGCKQPNVLISLNKIASMVMEAETNLGHLFLVKSRWVSVVDGGNSSNSSDIVERSQHLASSSRSLGEEDLVGVDEDREQLETWLRGMHLDCSVVIVLHGMGGLGKTALAANVYMKEREKFDCHAWVFVSQTYSTKDVLKRLITELYKESEDTPGDITNLEIDGLQNILITFIADKKYLIILDDVWTPKAFDEFSRLIRNGKNSRLIITTREGDVAARATPDRMLTLKDLPEDKAWDLFCKTTFANYADHECPKDLKPLSEEIVLRCKGLPLAIVSVGSLLRVREKTVEEWRRINDQLGWELINNPMLGDVRNVLHLSYIYLPTQLKSCFLYCSLFSEGYLFGRNMLARLWTAEGFIEERGASTFEQVAEGYMKELVQRNMLQLVQRNSFGRMKMFRMHDILRELAIDLCRNDLFGVTYDEDKCAGSLDKDGRRLVVQKLKKDIERSISSVHQLRSITVLDKSMPSLTLLHLLCEMSTYMTVLELSGLPIVNIPYAIGNLFNLRHLGLRRSKVKMLPKSVEKLSNLLTLDLSRSDIDELPGGIVKLKKLRHLFAQKVKYLNGRFLLSSSGVRIRSGLGNLTNLQTLQSLEAQDESVRKLRELRQLRSLRLFNLKRVYHEPLCESLVEMHFLSKLHVIASDENEVLLLNALPPNLQKLNLTGKLDIDSFQAVGRNLYSLRLNLSQLIEDPLPSISLLSNLTELFLDGAYNGEKLVFLSEWFPNLKTLQLRDLHNLKQLDIQEGAMVTLEKLSLVNLDSITEIPPGIKFLVTLRYLGFHEITQGFLTLLRECVRNGGMRQFWYTPRA, encoded by the coding sequence ATGGCGGAGGTAGTGATTCTTTCAGTTGTGATAAAGATTGGCGTCGCTCTAGGGAAGGAAGCAGTAAAACAGGCTAGCCTGCAGTTCCAACAGTTTAATACACAGTTAACAGAGCTTCAGGGCCGGATGGGTCGCATCAGAATGGAGCTCAGGTTAATGCATGGATTTCTTTGTGGAGTGGACATACGAAATAGGAGGAATCAGACTTATGAAATATGGGTTCAAGAGTTGAGAATGCTTGCCCATGAGATCGAGGACATTATGGATGAGTATTTGTATTTTGTTGGCCATAAACATGGTACTGGATGGGGTACCTATTTGAAGAAAGGATGCAAGCAACCGAACGTGTTGATTTCCTTGAACAAGATAGCTTCAATGGTTATGGAAGCAGAGACTAATCTTGGGCACCTATTCCTGGTGAAAAGTCGGTGGGTTTCAGTTGTTGATGGTGGGAATTCCAGTAACTCAAGTGACATTGTTGAGAGGTCCCAACATCTCGCAAGCTCTTCACGTTCCCTTGGTGAAGAAGATCTTGTGGGAGTGGATGAAGACAGAGAACAACTTGAGACATGGCTGCGAGGTATGCATTTGGATTGCTCTGTCGTGATAGTGTTGCATGGAATGGGAGGGCTGGGTAAAACAGCTTTGGCAGCAAATGTCTATATGAAGGAGAGAGAAAAGTTTGATTGCCATGCCTGGGTCTTTGTCTCTCAAACTTACTCCACAAAAGATGTTCTTAAACGTCTAATAACTGAACTATACAAAGAGAGCGAAGATACACCAGGTGATATCACCAACCTGGAGATTGATGGCCTTCAAAATATACTGATAACCTTCATTGCGGACAAGAAGTACCTGATCATATTGGATGATGTTTGGACTCCAAAAGCATTTGATGAATTTTCTAGGCTTATTCGTAATGGAAAGAACAGTAGACTGATTATCACAACACGGGAAGGTGATGTCGCTGCACGTGCCACTCCAGATCGTATGTTAACACTAAAAGATTTACCAGAAGACAAGGCATGGGATCTCTTCTGCAAGACAACCTTTGCAAACTATGCTGATCATGAATGTCCTAAAGACCTGAAACCTTTGTCTGAGGAAATAGTTCTCCGCTGCAAAGGCCTGCCTCTTGCTATTGTGTCAGTTGGTAGCCTCCTTCGTGTGCGTGAGAAAACTGTGGAAGAATGGAGAAGAATAAATGACCAGTTGGGCTGGGAGCTAATAAATAATCCTATGCTCGGCGATGTGAGGAATGTTTTGCATCTGAGCTACATCTACCTTCCAACACAATTGAAAAGTTGTTTCCTGTATTGCAGCTTATTTTCTGAAGGCTATCTTTTTGgaagaaacatgcttgcacgGTTATGGACAGCAGAGGGATTCATCGAGGAGAGGGGTGCAAGCACATTTGAACAAGTGGCTGAAGGATACATGAAAGAGTTGGTCCAGAGAAACATGCTACAACTTGTTCAAAGGAACTCATTTGGTAGGATGAAGATGTTCAGAATGCACGATATCCTACGAGAATTGGCAATTGATTTGTGTCGGAATGATCTTTTTGGTGTTACATATGACGAAGACAAATGTGCAGGATCTCTTGATAAGGATGGGCGTCGATTGGTAGTACAGAAACTAAAGAAGGACATTGAACGATCAATTTCAAGTGTACACCAGCTTCGATCCATCACTGTATTAGACAAGAGTATGCCGTCACTCACTCTACTACATTTGCTGTGTGAGATGTCAACATATATGACTGTGCTAGAATTAAGTGGTCTACCTATCGTGAATATTCCATATGCTATTGGGAATCTTTTCAATCTTCGTCATTTAGGTCTGCGTAGATCAAAAGTTAAGATGCTCCCGAAGTCTGTTGAGAAGCTTTCAAATTTGTTGACACTCGACCTTAGTAGATCTGACATAGACGAGCTACCTGGTGGGATTGTTAAACTGAAGAAGCTTAGACACTTGTTCGCTCAAAAAGTTAAATATCTAAATGGCAGATTTCTCTTGTCGTCAAGTGGTGTAAGAATCCGCAGCGGTCTTGGTAATCTAACAAACCTGCAGACACTACAATCGTTGGAAGCACAGGATGAGTCTGTTAGAAAATTGAGGGAGCTAAGGCAACTGAGAAGCCTAAGGTTATTCAATCTGAAGAGAGTCTACCATGAACCCCTCTGCGAGTCTCTAGTGGAAATGCATTTTTTGTCCAAGCTACATGTTATTGCAAGTGATGAGAATGAGGTTCTTTTGTTAAATGCCCTTCCGCCAAACCTACAAAAGCTAAATTTGACAGGAAAATTAGACATAGACTCTTTCCAAGCTGTAGGTCGGAACTTATATTCCTTGCGTCTAAATCTATCACAGCTGATAGAAGACCCCCTGCCATCCATTTCTCTGTTGTCAAATTTGACAGAGCTATTTCTTGATGGAGCATACAACGGAGAGAAGCTGGTATTTCTCTCGGAGTGGTTTCCCAACCTGAAGACTCTTCAGTTAAGGGACCTTCATAATCTTAAGCAGCTAGATATACAGGAAGGTGCTATGGTGACTTTAGAAAAATTATCGCTAGTCAACCTTGACAGCATCACAGAAATCCCACCTGGTATTAAGTTCCTCGTGACCCTCCGGTATCTAGGCTTTCACGAAATCACACAGGGCTTTTTGACGTTGTTGCGTGAATGTGTTCGAAATGGTGGTATGCGCCAGTTCTGGTATACTCCGCGAGCTTGA